GCCCAAAGTTATGCATTTGTGAAATCAGACCATGGTTCACACCAAGATCCACTTATATGGAAGCTCCAACAACAGACTGCAATGATTTAAATCTAGCAGTACTGCCACAAATATTTCCAACTGAGACACAGGTTTTGTTGCTGCAGAgtaataatatttcaaaaatcgAGAACAAAATAGACTACTTGACCAACCTTACAGAGATAGATTTATCCCAAAACAATTTTTTAGCTATCCATGACATTAATCTAGGAAAGATGCTTCAGCTACTGTCTCTGCACTTAGAAGAAAATAAGCTCAATGAATTGCCTGACAACTGCTTGCTTGGACTCAACAGTCTGCAAGAACTTTATGTTAATCAtaaccagatttccagcattgcatcAGGAGCATTTACAGGTCTTGATAATCTTCTCAGACTCCATCTTAATTCTAACCAATTGACAATGATTAAAAGCAAGTGGTTTGAGGCTATCCCGAGCTTGGAGATTCTAACAATAGGAGAAAACCCTATTTCTCGAATTCAAGACATGAGCTTCAAACCTCTCAACAATCTGCGAAGTCTTGTCTTAGCTGGAATGGAACTCTCAGAATTGGGGGAGAATACCTTGATTGGCCTAAATAACTTGGAAAGCATTTCTTTTTATGACAACAGACTTATCAGTGTTCCCAATGCAGCTCTTCAGAAAGTTCCtaatctcaaatttttggatttGAATAAAAATCCTATTCAGAGAATACAACGAGGGGATTTCAGAAATATGTTGCACTTGAAAGAGTTGGGCATTAACAACATGGCAGAATTGGTTTCTATTGACTGTCTTGCCCTTGATAATTTGCCTGAACTAACAAAAATTGAAGCTACGAACAACCCAAAGCTTTCATATATTCATCCAAATGCATTTTACAGAGCACCCCAACTGGAAACATTAATGCTCAACAGCAATGCACTAAGTGCCCTCTACAGGCGCACAGTGGAATCTCTGCCCAAATTGCAGGAAATCAGCATACATAGTAATCCAATCAGATGTGATTGTGTAATTCGCTGGATTAACATGAATAAAACACGTATTCGATTTATGGAGCCAcagtctttattttgttttgaccCACCAGAATTCAAAGGTCAGCACGTTCGAGAAATTCCtttcagagaaatgacagatatgTGCCTTCCATTAATAGCTGCGGAATGTTTTCCTTCTGAAATAAATTTGAACAGCGGAAGCTCAGCATCTCTACACTGTCGAGCTACAGGGCAGCCAGAGCCCGAAATCTACTGGATCACACCATCTGGTGATAAACTTCTTCCTAACACTGCAACTGCTAAATACAATGTACACCTTGAAGGAACACTGGCAATTTTTAACATAAGCAATAAGGAAGCAGGCTTGTATACTTGTGTTGCACATAATTTGGTTGGAGCAGATTTGAGAACGGTTATCATAACAGTGAATGGatcatttccaccatctgtaagtGAAATAATGAATATTGGAATAAAAGAAGTAGCGGCACATTCTATCGTGGTCACCTGGAAGGCAGTTTCGAATAGTCTGTCATCTAAAATTAAATGGTCTGCCAAAATAGATTTCAATAATCCCAAAATTACTTACACAGCCAGAGTTCCAACAGATATACGTACATATAACCTAACACGTCTGAATCCATCAACTGAGTACGAGGTATGTATTTATATAATTAACATTAATCAACAAACGGAAAAGAAATGCCTCAATGTCACTACAAAAGGATTAGTGTTGGCAGTAAAATCAAACAGGAAAAGTCCGACCTCAGCATTTATGGCTGCCCTTGCTGCCATCTTTGGTACCATTAGCATGACATGTCTCTACTTCTGTGTGACTTGGAAGATGAAGTACAACTTTGGGCACAGTCGTTTAGAAAAGTATGTACAGAATAAAGCAACATTTCCCTTGAACAAATTTTATCCTCCACTTGTAAATCTTTGggacaaagaaaaaacaaaggatGGGCCACTGGAACTTAAAGCCACTGTAATAGATGTATCAGCAAACTGTTCATAAACTTTTTGTACaacaaaatgtaaaaacaaaaaggcCAGTTGTAACTGGACTGCTTTTAAATGTTGGGTACAAAAGAACACAAAAAGCACAGATCCTGCTCACAGTACTAACGCATAGGGAGTAGGAGATACACGATCTCCAACACAGTGCATTTTTCATATGATGGACAGATGCACCAACACTAACAAGGTGGATTGGTGAGGGTCTAGCTCCTTAAAGAATGACAAGAAAAAAGAAACACTCACCAGCCAGTACGAGTTGTAACAACTTAACATTTACTCTGTTAATGTGAAACTGCTCACTTCAGTCAAAAAGATATGGTACAATGGCACACTGATGTTTGGTCAAGGCTAAAAGCATTTTTCCTGTATTTAACTATGTAATGTGTAACAGTAGTGGACTGTACTAGTGGTTTCTGAGCAATACCTCCTGTTCCATTTTACTCAATACTTTAGTTGGCAGCTGTTTAGAAGCTGGGCAGTTAAAAATAGAATGTCACATGTGGTGTTGCTGAATGGATGCAATCCGTTAGACTAGATCTCACAACCagtaaaataaatgtgaaatggaTTTTTTTGGAAACAAGATGAACATTTTTGAATAAACTCACAATTATGTCTGGTTGACTTTTAAAGTgttataaatattatttttctaaTCTGAAGGTATGCTGTCACTAAgctacaaaaacatttaaaacaaacgTAAAAGAGCTAAAAATTGATTTTAGTTTCATCTAATTGGCACATCGCCCTGAAATAATAGTCGACTTGTGGCTTTTTCTATTATTATTCAGGTGAGACGAAGcatgtaatttttttcattaacTGAAGTTCAACCACATCTCAAACCCATTTCAATTTCATTCACCTCACTATACATAAGCTCAAACAGCAGAACAATTAAGCTTCTGTTAATCAACTCTTTATAAAAGCACAAGTATTTCCCACATTTCACTTTTAGGATCTGATATTCAATTTTTATGATAATTTTTCCAGTCAGGTCATCTTTTCAGAGAACTAGTGCATTTTTGGAGGCACAAGTTTTAAGCTCTCAAAGaatctatattttaaaaatgttaatgtgtTTTCCGCACACCCCTCCAAATATAAAATTCACAAAACTGATAAATCACAAAATTGACAAATCACCATTGTTCACAACGCGACATGAGAATTTATCAGGCAGACTTGCTCATACATCACTACAGATTTCAGCACCTTGGTCAAAGCTTTCAGAGTCAGGCGATTTGTCAAAGGTATGAGATTTAAAATACAACCTATCACAATGCAGGCACTGAACAGGTCAGCAGGAACTTGTTCGCATATCTTAtattttcccttctctttttTACTTGTTTTTAATGGCAAGAGTTCAAAAGGTACAAAAGATAGGCTGCTAGATGTGTCATTTCtatgaataaaataaaaggcA
This is a stretch of genomic DNA from Pristis pectinata isolate sPriPec2 chromosome 15, sPriPec2.1.pri, whole genome shotgun sequence. It encodes these proteins:
- the lrrn3a gene encoding leucine-rich repeat neuronal protein 3, which gives rise to MKDVSFNAYFFIWLVVTAIVQTVGRNMDCPKLCICEIRPWFTPRSTYMEAPTTDCNDLNLAVLPQIFPTETQVLLLQSNNISKIENKIDYLTNLTEIDLSQNNFLAIHDINLGKMLQLLSLHLEENKLNELPDNCLLGLNSLQELYVNHNQISSIASGAFTGLDNLLRLHLNSNQLTMIKSKWFEAIPSLEILTIGENPISRIQDMSFKPLNNLRSLVLAGMELSELGENTLIGLNNLESISFYDNRLISVPNAALQKVPNLKFLDLNKNPIQRIQRGDFRNMLHLKELGINNMAELVSIDCLALDNLPELTKIEATNNPKLSYIHPNAFYRAPQLETLMLNSNALSALYRRTVESLPKLQEISIHSNPIRCDCVIRWINMNKTRIRFMEPQSLFCFDPPEFKGQHVREIPFREMTDMCLPLIAAECFPSEINLNSGSSASLHCRATGQPEPEIYWITPSGDKLLPNTATAKYNVHLEGTLAIFNISNKEAGLYTCVAHNLVGADLRTVIITVNGSFPPSVSEIMNIGIKEVAAHSIVVTWKAVSNSLSSKIKWSAKIDFNNPKITYTARVPTDIRTYNLTRLNPSTEYEVCIYIININQQTEKKCLNVTTKGLVLAVKSNRKSPTSAFMAALAAIFGTISMTCLYFCVTWKMKYNFGHSRLEKYVQNKATFPLNKFYPPLVNLWDKEKTKDGPLELKATVIDVSANCS